Proteins from a single region of Nitrososphaerota archaeon:
- a CDS encoding potassium-transporting ATPase subunit C: MTTEVEPKRPRSGTYRPIVVLAVLSMLVCGLVFPLVVTGIAQGAFPYQANGSQATLNGRSVGSYLVDNNFTIPVFFQGRNESNPMNASASGVDPDIPLSYALSQVPRIHNATGIPEASLVAIVTSHVQWTIWIGGSPYVNVLALNLALIGDYPAAYPGYS; this comes from the coding sequence ATGACGACCGAGGTGGAGCCGAAGCGGCCCCGGTCTGGGACCTACAGGCCGATAGTGGTCCTGGCCGTGCTCTCAATGCTGGTCTGCGGGCTCGTCTTCCCCCTGGTCGTCACCGGGATTGCACAGGGGGCCTTCCCCTACCAGGCGAACGGGAGTCAGGCGACCCTGAATGGGAGGAGCGTCGGGTCATACCTCGTCGACAACAACTTCACCATCCCTGTCTTCTTCCAAGGGAGGAACGAGTCCAACCCGATGAACGCCTCTGCTTCGGGGGTCGACCCCGATATCCCGCTGTCCTATGCGCTCTCTCAGGTCCCCCGGATACACAACGCCACGGGGATTCCCGAGGCGAGCCTCGTCGCGATAGTGACATCACACGTGCAGTGGACCATCTGGATAGGGGGCTCCCCATATGTCAACGTCCTAGCGCTGAACCTCGCCCTGATAGGAGACTATCCTGCGGCGTACCCGGGCTATAGCTGA
- the kdpB gene encoding potassium-transporting ATPase subunit KdpB, which translates to MASRVPRLDRVLGRVKLPRRPSALTAKTLSDSVVRLSPVALLGNPVMFVVELTFFVVTAMAVDPYAFIPVASPAERVFYVQVAAILLVTVWFSTLSDSLAEQQAKNTASSLKRLETEVPVKKVVTEGWERKVVPATSRTLLKGDLVRLDKGDVVPTDGEVLEGIAMVDESLVTGESAPVRKSPGDSLIGGSTVVSDTMTARITANPGESYLDQMVHLVESSKRPKTPNEAAITMVLFGLTAIFTIIILSMLGLSVELGLNTDLSVLIALYVCLLPTTIGALLPAIGLSGITRLYERKVVAKSGKAIETAGDTDVILLDKTGTITVGNRHVVEIIPLGGHTEREVGEAAFLSSWFDDTPEGRSVISVAYERGYVPRELNALALSEVYDFSANTRTSGVKIHFGSSFVLPKGSMQRVRRKFFVEDASDRGMHLSGEESEIVKGAPDSFTKVGFSIPEEFPGLVEKISSAGDTPMAVARDHQVIGLIRLKDVLKEGTKEKIDAVKAMGIRPVMITGDQPLTAKSIASEVGIDEFIPQAKPEDKFNIVKKEQAQTRVVSMIGDGTNDAPALAAADVGLAMNSGTEAAKEAANMVDLESNPAKIIDVVLLGKQLLMTRGAVTAFSISNDVAKYFAILPVMFAATLPALHSLNILGLGVHTAVLSALIFNAIIIPMLIPLAMRGVAFRPSDTMTIFLRNVLIYGVGGVVVPFLGIKLIDVLLGAL; encoded by the coding sequence TTGGCTAGTCGCGTCCCCAGGCTCGACAGGGTCCTCGGAAGGGTCAAGCTCCCGAGGCGGCCGTCGGCCCTCACAGCGAAGACCCTCTCGGACTCCGTAGTGAGGCTCAGCCCCGTCGCACTGCTCGGCAATCCGGTCATGTTCGTCGTAGAGCTGACCTTCTTCGTGGTCACGGCGATGGCCGTGGACCCCTACGCGTTCATCCCCGTCGCCAGCCCCGCCGAGCGGGTCTTCTACGTCCAGGTGGCGGCGATCCTGCTGGTCACGGTCTGGTTCAGCACCCTCTCAGACTCGCTGGCGGAACAGCAGGCGAAGAACACGGCCAGCAGCCTGAAGCGGCTGGAGACCGAGGTCCCCGTCAAGAAGGTGGTGACGGAAGGGTGGGAGAGGAAGGTGGTCCCTGCTACCTCCAGAACCCTGCTGAAAGGAGACCTCGTAAGGCTCGACAAGGGAGACGTGGTCCCTACGGACGGCGAGGTCCTCGAAGGGATCGCGATGGTGGACGAGTCGCTGGTGACCGGGGAGTCCGCCCCTGTCCGCAAGTCCCCCGGGGACAGCCTGATCGGCGGATCCACCGTCGTGAGCGACACTATGACCGCGAGGATAACCGCGAACCCGGGCGAGAGCTATCTTGACCAGATGGTGCACCTGGTCGAGTCGTCCAAACGCCCCAAGACCCCGAACGAGGCCGCCATCACCATGGTCCTATTCGGGCTCACGGCCATCTTCACGATAATCATCCTCTCGATGCTGGGGCTCTCGGTGGAGCTGGGGCTGAACACAGACCTCTCCGTCCTGATAGCCCTGTACGTCTGTCTGCTGCCGACCACCATAGGGGCCCTCCTTCCTGCCATCGGGCTCTCGGGGATAACCCGCCTTTACGAGCGGAAGGTGGTGGCGAAGTCGGGGAAGGCGATAGAGACGGCAGGAGACACGGACGTAATCCTCTTGGACAAGACAGGGACGATAACGGTGGGGAACAGGCACGTCGTGGAGATCATCCCCTTGGGCGGGCACACCGAAAGGGAAGTGGGCGAGGCGGCCTTCCTCTCTTCCTGGTTCGACGACACGCCTGAGGGGCGGAGCGTCATCAGCGTAGCATACGAAAGGGGGTATGTCCCGCGGGAACTCAACGCCCTCGCCCTTTCGGAGGTCTACGACTTCTCCGCCAACACGCGAACGAGCGGGGTCAAGATACACTTCGGCTCCAGCTTCGTCCTGCCGAAGGGGAGCATGCAGAGGGTGCGCAGGAAGTTCTTCGTGGAAGACGCCAGCGACCGCGGGATGCACCTCTCGGGCGAGGAGAGCGAGATCGTCAAGGGGGCGCCAGACTCGTTCACGAAGGTCGGGTTCAGCATCCCAGAGGAGTTCCCCGGCCTCGTCGAGAAGATCTCCTCTGCCGGGGACACCCCCATGGCAGTGGCCAGAGACCACCAGGTGATCGGGCTCATCAGGCTCAAGGACGTGCTGAAGGAGGGGACAAAGGAGAAGATAGACGCGGTCAAGGCGATGGGGATCAGGCCGGTCATGATCACGGGGGACCAGCCGCTCACGGCGAAGAGCATCGCGTCCGAGGTGGGCATTGATGAGTTCATACCGCAAGCCAAGCCGGAAGACAAGTTCAACATCGTAAAGAAAGAACAGGCGCAGACCCGGGTGGTCTCCATGATCGGCGACGGGACCAACGACGCCCCGGCACTGGCAGCCGCGGACGTCGGGCTCGCGATGAATTCGGGGACGGAAGCGGCCAAGGAGGCGGCGAACATGGTCGACCTGGAGTCCAACCCTGCCAAGATCATAGACGTGGTGCTGCTGGGGAAGCAGCTGCTCATGACGAGAGGCGCCGTCACGGCTTTCAGCATCTCCAACGACGTCGCGAAGTACTTCGCGATCCTCCCTGTGATGTTCGCCGCCACCCTCCCTGCCCTGCATTCTCTCAACATTCTCGGGCTAGGCGTGCACACCGCCGTCCTCTCCGCCCTGATCTTCAACGCCATCATCATCCCGATGCTCATCCCATTGGCGATGCGTGGGGTCGCGTTCAGACCGTCTGACACCATGACCATCTTCCTGAGGAACGTGCTCATCTACGGTGTCGGGGGGGTGGTAGTCCCGTTCCTGGGAATCAAGCTGATCGACGTCCTTCTGGGGGCCCTCTAG
- a CDS encoding MFS transporter, translated as MKLSARARLYIPIWGRTKSSGGAGSTQYKWTVLTVTTVGVLMSGIDSRIIVIGIPQVAAALHADAEQAIWFTQAYIFGSTVALLFIGRVSDMIGRVKIYTAGFTIFTVGSLLTSLSVSPDYVIVFRVLQGLGSAALFANSAAIITDATPSDELGLFLGINQVAFRVGAMAGLTLSGLILLFLDWRALFYINIPIGIFGTYWAHRRLKEISKPEKGVPMDWPGLLAFTAASISILLALTYAAYGTFPIGGTAALASASAVFLVLFVYRERRVPHPLLDLKLLRIKEFTGGVVAQMLNSLAWGAVILLLSLYLQLVKGLSPFAAGISILPFDAAFLAVGPLSGKLSDEYGHLPFTTGGLAVMSASLLLLSTTTVGTPYVVLALYLVVFGMGVGMFSSPNMSSIMGSVPPSDRGVASGVRATFFNVGYVLSFNVAILVMTAVLPYSTITAVISSPNPAAIAGVDKALFAKGLDYAFQVSAVINALAIAPSVLRGKRTTDAASPGPPMTGLELE; from the coding sequence TTGAAGTTGTCTGCGCGGGCGAGACTTTACATTCCAATCTGGGGGCGGACCAAGTCTTCTGGAGGAGCTGGGAGCACGCAGTACAAGTGGACGGTACTCACCGTCACCACCGTAGGAGTTCTCATGTCCGGCATAGACTCCCGGATAATCGTGATAGGCATCCCGCAGGTGGCAGCCGCGCTGCATGCCGACGCCGAGCAGGCGATCTGGTTCACCCAGGCGTACATCTTCGGGAGCACCGTCGCCCTGCTCTTCATAGGGCGGGTGAGCGACATGATTGGGAGGGTAAAGATCTACACCGCCGGCTTCACCATCTTCACTGTCGGGTCGCTGCTGACCAGCCTCTCTGTCTCCCCCGACTATGTCATAGTCTTCCGGGTCCTCCAGGGGCTCGGTTCGGCCGCTCTTTTCGCCAACAGCGCCGCGATAATCACGGACGCGACCCCAAGCGACGAGCTGGGGCTCTTTCTCGGGATCAACCAGGTGGCCTTCAGGGTCGGCGCCATGGCCGGGCTGACCCTAAGCGGGCTCATCCTGCTCTTCCTCGACTGGCGCGCCCTCTTCTACATCAACATCCCGATTGGGATCTTCGGTACCTACTGGGCGCACAGGCGGCTGAAAGAGATTTCAAAGCCCGAGAAGGGGGTCCCCATGGACTGGCCTGGGCTCTTAGCCTTCACTGCGGCCTCCATCTCGATCCTCCTGGCGCTGACCTACGCCGCCTATGGCACCTTCCCCATCGGAGGTACCGCAGCGTTGGCTTCAGCCTCCGCCGTCTTCTTGGTGCTCTTCGTATACAGGGAGCGGAGGGTCCCCCACCCTCTCCTGGACCTCAAGCTCCTGAGGATCAAGGAGTTCACCGGGGGCGTCGTGGCCCAGATGCTCAACTCCCTGGCCTGGGGGGCCGTGATACTCCTTCTGAGCCTCTATCTCCAGCTCGTCAAGGGGCTGTCTCCATTCGCAGCTGGGATTTCGATCCTCCCCTTCGACGCCGCCTTCCTGGCTGTCGGCCCGCTGAGCGGCAAGCTGTCGGACGAATACGGTCACCTGCCTTTCACCACCGGAGGGCTGGCCGTCATGAGCGCCTCCCTCCTGCTGCTCTCCACCACCACCGTCGGCACCCCCTACGTGGTGCTCGCGCTCTACCTCGTCGTCTTCGGGATGGGGGTCGGGATGTTCAGCTCCCCGAACATGAGCTCCATAATGGGGTCGGTCCCTCCTTCGGACAGAGGGGTGGCCTCCGGGGTCAGGGCGACGTTCTTCAACGTGGGGTACGTCCTGAGCTTCAACGTCGCCATCCTGGTGATGACCGCCGTCCTCCCATACTCTACCATAACCGCGGTGATCTCCTCCCCTAACCCGGCTGCGATAGCCGGCGTGGACAAGGCGCTCTTTGCGAAGGGGCTCGACTACGCCTTCCAGGTGTCCGCTGTCATCAACGCCCTGGCGATAGCCCCGTCTGTCCTCCGAGGGAAGAGGACGACGGACGCCGCCTCTCCGGGCCCCCCGATGACCGGCCTGGAGCTCGAGTAG
- the kdpA gene encoding potassium-transporting ATPase subunit A — protein sequence MIDALQAFVVVAVLGVALGSGWALAPYVVRVLTGAPTFLDRFLGPLEKRLYRLIGTDPSSGMGWKQYFFAALLLNIAQMAIAFLVLVGQGALPLNPQGFPGMNWDLALNTVVSFASNTNLQHYAGESTLSYFSQMGAIQFLQFTSAATGVCVMAAMVRGFKRGSADMGNFYVDFVRVISRILLPLCLVAAVVLVALGVPQTLGGYITVKTVEGATQRLLVGPVASLVSIMQIGTNGGGYFGANSAYPFQNPTPATDVLQIYLMLLLPTTLVFAFGELVGKKRETLPILIASYGLLAIDLVIAFVPNVAAVGPGIETRFGAFFSTFWTVVTTAVTTGSVNSSLAGNNPLAILSAFMGMVIQATPGGEGIGVMYLIMYVVITVFVVGLMTGRTPEYLGAKIAARDVKLVMVAFFIHPVIILVPTVLAYATKAVNAIPGFSSLPASVGFTQILYEFTSSAANNGSDFLGAAANTPFFNVATAVVIFVGRFAPIMVLLALSGSMIGRKRSESQTLRTDSGSFSLVLIGSILLLAVLTFLPFLMLGPILTYFQGLVNFLG from the coding sequence TTGATAGACGCGCTACAGGCGTTCGTGGTTGTCGCCGTCCTGGGCGTCGCCCTCGGGTCGGGGTGGGCGCTTGCGCCCTACGTGGTCAGGGTCCTCACAGGGGCACCCACCTTCCTTGACAGGTTCCTTGGCCCGCTCGAAAAAAGGCTCTACAGACTGATCGGGACGGACCCGTCGTCCGGCATGGGGTGGAAGCAGTACTTCTTCGCGGCTCTCCTTCTCAACATAGCCCAGATGGCCATAGCATTCCTCGTCCTGGTGGGCCAGGGAGCCCTCCCCCTCAACCCTCAGGGGTTCCCGGGGATGAACTGGGACCTCGCCCTCAACACCGTCGTCTCCTTCGCCTCCAACACCAACCTCCAGCACTACGCGGGGGAGAGCACGCTCTCATACTTCTCCCAGATGGGGGCGATCCAGTTCCTGCAGTTCACCTCTGCCGCGACCGGGGTCTGCGTGATGGCGGCCATGGTGAGAGGGTTCAAGCGGGGGTCAGCCGACATGGGGAACTTCTACGTCGACTTCGTGCGCGTCATCTCTAGGATCCTCCTTCCTCTCTGCTTGGTCGCTGCCGTGGTCCTGGTCGCCCTCGGCGTCCCGCAGACCCTGGGCGGGTACATCACAGTGAAGACGGTGGAAGGGGCTACCCAGAGGCTCCTGGTCGGCCCCGTGGCCTCCCTGGTGTCGATCATGCAGATAGGGACCAACGGCGGCGGCTACTTCGGGGCGAACTCGGCCTATCCGTTCCAGAACCCGACCCCTGCGACAGACGTCCTCCAGATCTACCTGATGCTCCTCTTGCCGACGACCCTCGTCTTCGCCTTCGGGGAACTGGTCGGGAAGAAAAGGGAGACCCTCCCCATCCTCATCGCGTCCTACGGCCTGCTCGCCATCGACCTGGTTATCGCATTCGTCCCCAATGTGGCGGCCGTCGGCCCTGGGATCGAGACCAGGTTCGGGGCCTTCTTCTCCACCTTCTGGACGGTCGTCACGACCGCCGTCACGACGGGGTCAGTGAACTCTTCTCTCGCGGGAAACAACCCCCTGGCGATCCTGTCGGCCTTCATGGGGATGGTGATCCAGGCGACCCCCGGGGGAGAGGGGATCGGGGTCATGTACCTGATAATGTACGTGGTCATCACGGTCTTCGTCGTCGGTCTGATGACCGGCAGGACCCCCGAGTACCTCGGGGCGAAGATCGCCGCCCGGGACGTGAAGCTTGTCATGGTCGCTTTCTTCATCCATCCGGTGATCATACTCGTCCCGACCGTGCTGGCCTACGCCACGAAGGCCGTGAACGCCATCCCGGGGTTCTCGTCGCTCCCGGCGTCGGTCGGGTTCACCCAGATCCTCTACGAGTTCACATCATCGGCTGCCAACAACGGGTCTGACTTCTTGGGGGCCGCGGCCAACACCCCCTTCTTCAACGTCGCCACGGCGGTGGTCATCTTCGTGGGACGGTTCGCTCCAATCATGGTCCTCCTTGCGCTCTCGGGCTCGATGATAGGGAGGAAGAGGTCTGAATCCCAGACCCTCCGCACGGACAGCGGGTCGTTCTCCTTGGTGCTGATAGGGAGCATCCTCCTGCTCGCGGTCTTGACCTTCCTCCCCTTCCTGATGCTGGGGCCCATCCTGACCTACTTCCAAGGCCTGGTGAATTTCCTTGGCTAG
- a CDS encoding Lrp/AsnC ligand binding domain-containing protein, whose amino-acid sequence MTRMLAFVDIFVDSPAMDDVVQALSKIPNVEELYEVTGEFDIVTLVSAGDIEEFRDILKNRILKIRGVKSTVSAIVLYTHKGPRFNGDSKPKASGR is encoded by the coding sequence ATGACGCGCATGCTAGCTTTCGTGGACATCTTCGTCGACTCCCCTGCCATGGACGACGTGGTCCAGGCTCTGTCTAAAATCCCCAACGTGGAAGAGCTCTATGAGGTCACCGGAGAGTTCGACATAGTGACCCTGGTGTCCGCGGGGGACATCGAAGAGTTCCGGGACATACTGAAGAACAGGATTCTCAAGATCCGGGGGGTAAAGAGCACCGTGAGCGCCATCGTGCTCTACACCCACAAAGGGCCGAGATTCAACGGGGACTCCAAACCCAAGGCGTCAGGGCGCTAG
- a CDS encoding thioredoxin domain-containing protein, whose protein sequence is MPEKAPNGLAGEKSPYLLEHAYNPVKWLPWGKEALARAKNDGKPIFLSIGYSTCHWCHQLARESFEDQKTAAYINKNFIPIKVDREERPEVDAYYMTAVQAMTGGGGWPLSVFLTPDLKPFYGGTYFPPEPRFGMPSFMQVLEFVATLWKEKRDEVAANTEQVAKAVAEASSGAPGELGGSALDDGYNSLISAFDQAHGGFSTAPKFPLPVSLAFLLRYHYRTGKGMALSAVTKTLDEMMAGGIRDHVGGGFHRYSTDRVWLVPHFEKMLYDNALLAKLYAEAYQLTGKPEYADVVRETLGWITGEMKGEGGGFYSAQDADTAEGEGAYYSWTPEEVKECLGVADGETFCALYGVTRTGNFGGRSLLHLGPGKAMGVGEREAVARLRPQLYRARLKRSRPATDTKVLTSWNGLAISALAFGSRALGEPSYAVEAADAASFVLERMTSGGELLRRFAGGEAALPGTIEDYAYFVQGLLDLFEATGAPAWLAEARRLAESMARFEDVEGGGFYMTTDGVPAPLKLSYDGPVPSGNSVAALDLVRLSEITGRADYRAQAERTLKTFGKDVAGSPASHTGMLAALDLLLNGTREVVVTAYDEKGAEAMMSGIYRAFIPDKAVVLATGKTFGALSGLTSLLQGREPSKKPRAYVCKNFSCDLPADSAEDLASQLSAR, encoded by the coding sequence TTGCCCGAAAAAGCGCCCAACGGGCTTGCCGGCGAGAAGAGCCCCTACCTCCTCGAGCACGCGTACAACCCGGTGAAGTGGCTCCCCTGGGGGAAGGAGGCGCTCGCGAGAGCCAAGAACGACGGGAAGCCGATCTTCCTGAGCATCGGATATTCGACGTGCCACTGGTGTCACCAGCTCGCCAGGGAGTCGTTCGAGGACCAGAAGACGGCAGCGTACATCAACAAGAACTTCATACCGATCAAGGTCGACAGGGAGGAGCGTCCGGAGGTGGACGCATACTACATGACGGCCGTGCAGGCGATGACGGGCGGGGGCGGGTGGCCCCTGAGCGTCTTCCTGACGCCCGACCTCAAGCCGTTCTACGGAGGGACGTACTTCCCTCCGGAGCCGCGCTTCGGCATGCCGAGCTTCATGCAGGTCCTCGAGTTCGTCGCCACCCTCTGGAAGGAGAAGAGGGACGAGGTGGCAGCCAACACGGAGCAGGTGGCGAAGGCGGTGGCGGAGGCCAGCTCAGGGGCGCCGGGGGAGCTTGGAGGGTCTGCGCTCGATGACGGGTACAACTCCCTCATCTCGGCCTTCGACCAGGCCCACGGCGGGTTCAGCACGGCCCCGAAGTTCCCTCTTCCCGTCTCGCTCGCCTTCCTCCTGAGGTACCACTACAGGACTGGGAAGGGGATGGCCCTTTCGGCGGTGACGAAGACGCTGGACGAGATGATGGCCGGGGGGATAAGAGACCACGTGGGCGGGGGGTTCCATCGGTACTCGACCGACAGGGTCTGGCTGGTCCCCCACTTCGAGAAGATGCTCTACGACAACGCCCTCCTGGCGAAGCTCTACGCCGAAGCGTATCAGCTGACGGGAAAACCGGAGTACGCAGACGTCGTCAGGGAGACCCTCGGCTGGATCACGGGGGAGATGAAGGGGGAAGGAGGAGGGTTCTACTCCGCGCAGGACGCAGACACGGCTGAAGGAGAAGGAGCCTACTACTCCTGGACCCCGGAAGAGGTGAAGGAATGCTTGGGCGTTGCCGATGGCGAGACGTTCTGCGCGCTCTACGGGGTGACCCGGACGGGCAATTTCGGCGGGAGGTCTCTCCTCCACCTGGGGCCGGGAAAGGCGATGGGCGTGGGAGAAAGAGAGGCGGTCGCCCGGCTCAGGCCACAGCTCTACCGCGCGAGGCTCAAGAGGTCCCGGCCCGCCACCGACACGAAGGTCCTGACTTCGTGGAACGGGCTCGCCATCTCGGCTCTCGCCTTCGGCAGCAGGGCGCTCGGCGAGCCTTCCTATGCGGTCGAGGCGGCCGATGCCGCCAGCTTCGTCCTCGAGAGGATGACGAGCGGGGGAGAGCTTCTCAGGCGCTTCGCCGGCGGGGAGGCGGCGCTCCCCGGGACCATCGAAGACTACGCCTACTTCGTCCAGGGGCTGCTGGACCTATTCGAGGCGACCGGAGCCCCGGCCTGGCTTGCGGAAGCGAGGAGGCTGGCAGAGTCGATGGCACGGTTCGAAGACGTCGAGGGCGGAGGGTTCTACATGACCACCGACGGGGTCCCTGCACCCCTGAAGCTGAGCTACGACGGCCCGGTCCCGTCAGGCAACTCGGTGGCGGCGCTCGACCTCGTCAGGCTCTCCGAAATCACTGGGAGGGCCGACTACAGGGCCCAGGCTGAGCGGACCCTGAAGACGTTCGGGAAGGACGTCGCCGGGAGCCCGGCTAGCCACACCGGCATGCTAGCCGCGCTCGACCTCCTCCTGAACGGGACCAGGGAGGTGGTCGTGACGGCATACGACGAGAAAGGGGCCGAGGCGATGATGTCAGGCATATACAGGGCCTTCATCCCTGACAAGGCCGTGGTCCTGGCCACCGGGAAGACGTTCGGGGCCCTCTCAGGTCTCACCTCCCTGCTGCAAGGGCGGGAACCATCCAAGAAGCCCAGAGCGTACGTCTGCAAGAACTTCTCATGCGACCTCCCCGCAGACTCGGCGGAAGATCTCGCATCCCAGCTCTCGGCTAGGTAG
- a CDS encoding ParA family protein, with product MVKRFSIINFKGGVGKTTLAFNVACKLSKTDGSRVLLCDVDHQSSLSIVCMRRRKWDEAVEQHKTINRVFTHMTKSGQPMPGREIIHKPHPGLERLYPTLDIVPSELALDETEIDLSGTTVGNAVESDWRRRTLICEWLETNGIHRDYEYIIFDCPPATKIVTQNALAASHGYLVPTIPDAVSVRGTPHLTNQMMSKIEDQLRDYSGLLRTKGYKLVSTYVPTRAFIGIVITRIQTSRGASGWTNDATENLAALRGQYPGNEIIEPLIKDGVGVSESLTRGFPVYHYPREQNIGGQGFPRVFSEVTAEIKRRVDAI from the coding sequence ATGGTCAAGAGGTTCAGCATAATCAATTTCAAAGGAGGCGTGGGGAAGACAACTCTAGCCTTCAATGTAGCTTGTAAGCTCTCTAAGACAGACGGCTCTCGTGTGCTCCTTTGCGATGTGGATCATCAAAGCAGCCTTTCCATCGTATGCATGAGAAGGCGAAAATGGGATGAAGCTGTCGAACAACACAAGACCATCAACAGAGTATTCACTCACATGACGAAATCAGGGCAGCCGATGCCTGGGCGTGAAATCATTCACAAACCCCATCCAGGTCTAGAGAGGCTATACCCCACATTGGACATAGTGCCATCCGAACTGGCACTCGATGAGACGGAAATTGATCTCAGTGGAACTACTGTGGGTAACGCTGTCGAGTCGGACTGGCGGCGGAGGACGCTAATCTGCGAGTGGCTTGAGACGAACGGAATCCACCGTGATTACGAATACATAATTTTTGACTGCCCTCCGGCCACAAAGATAGTAACGCAGAATGCCTTGGCGGCCTCCCATGGCTACTTGGTCCCAACAATACCCGATGCGGTTTCGGTAAGGGGCACACCGCATCTAACGAATCAGATGATGAGCAAGATTGAGGATCAACTTAGGGACTACTCTGGTCTGTTAAGGACCAAAGGTTACAAGCTTGTCTCAACATACGTTCCAACACGTGCATTCATTGGAATCGTCATCACCAGAATCCAGACCTCCCGTGGGGCGAGCGGCTGGACCAACGACGCCACGGAGAATCTTGCAGCCTTGAGGGGACAATACCCAGGGAATGAGATTATCGAACCTCTCATCAAAGACGGGGTGGGAGTGAGCGAGTCTCTTACGAGGGGATTCCCTGTCTATCACTACCCTCGGGAACAAAACATTGGAGGGCAGGGGTTTCCGAGGGTATTCTCTGAAGTTACGGCAGAGATCAAGAGGAGAGTCGATGCCATTTGA